One Bos indicus isolate NIAB-ARS_2022 breed Sahiwal x Tharparkar chromosome 10, NIAB-ARS_B.indTharparkar_mat_pri_1.0, whole genome shotgun sequence DNA window includes the following coding sequences:
- the DUOX2 gene encoding dual oxidase 2 — protein sequence MGVDTARANCQRWERLALCSSWTTSHPAGLRVNMLRARPEVLVLLGVLLSLLLDPTGGQDSLSLTWEVQRYDGWFNNLRHHERGAAGSRLQRLVPANYADGVYQALEEPLLPNPRRLSNAATRGSSGRPSGRNRTVLGVFFGYHVLSDLVSVEKSGCPAEFLNIHIPPGDPVFDRDHSGDVVLPFQRSRWDPETGQSPSNPRDLTNEVTGWLDGSAIYGSSHSWSDELRSFSGGQLASGPDPAFPRAAQAPLLMWMPPDPTTGRRGPRGLYAFGAERGNRDPFLQALGLLWFRYHNLWAQKLARRYPLWGDEELFQHARKRVIATYQNIAMYEWLPSFLQQTPPNYTEYRPFLDPSISPEFLAASEQFFSTMVPPGVYMRNASCHFQMVLNESFGSSPALRVCNSYWIRENPNLNSSQAVNQLLLGMASQISELEDNIVVEDLRDYWPGPGKFSRTDYVASSIQRGRDMGLPSYSQALQALGLNTPGNWSDLNPNVDPQVLEATAALYNQDLSRLELLPGGLLESHGDPGPLFSTIVLDQFVRLRDGDRYWFENSRNGLFSPDEIAEIRSTTLRDVVVAVTNVDPDTLQPNVFIWQDGAPCPQPQQLTTGDLPHCVPLTEIHYFEGSGPGFGITIVALCCLPLVSLLISGVVAYFRGRERKKLQRRGKESVKKEPASDGVSAMEWPGPRERSYPVTIQLLPDRRLQVVDRRLSVLRTIQLQPPQQVNLILSSNRRCRTLLLKIPKEYDLVLLFNSQEERGAFVQHLRGFCENWALGLDMAEMSEYELFRKAVTKEQRQRILEIFFRHLFAQVLDINQVDAGTLLLDSSQKVREALTCELSRAEFAESLGLKPQDMFVESMFSLADKDGNGYLSFREFLDVLVVFMKGSPEDKSRLMFTMYDLDGNGFLSKDEFFTMMRSFIEISNNCLTKTQLAEVVESMFRESGFQDKQELTWEDFHFMLRDHDSELRRTQLCVRGGGGGVGDIFKPNISSRVSFITRTSEERSCPQGVGLPASKAPELGGPGLKKRFGKKAGVPPPRLYTEALQEKMQRGFLAQKLQQYKRFVENYRRHIVCVAVFSAICAGLFVERAYYYAFASPPSGIAQTTFVGIILSRGTAASVSFMFSYILLTMCRNLITFLRETFLNRYVPFDAAVDFHRWIAMAAVVLAILHSAGHVVNVYIFSVSPLSLLACIFPSVFVNDGSKLPQKFYWWFFQTVPGMTGVLLLLVLAIMYVFASHHFRRRSFRGFWLTHHLYILLYVLLIIHGSFALIQLPRFHIYFLVPALIYMGDKLVSLSRKKVEIGVVKAQLLPSGVTHLEFQRPQGFEYKSGQWVRIACLALGTNEYHPFTLTSAPHEETLSLHIRAAGPWTTRLREIYSLPTGDSCAKYPKLYLDGPFGEGHQEWHKFEVSVLVGGGIGVTPFASILKDLVFKSSLGSQMLCKKIYFIWVTRTQRQFEWLADIIREVEENDCQDLVSVHIYITQLAEKFDLRTTMLYICERHFQKVLNRSLFTGLRSITHFGRPPFERFFNSLQEVHPKVQKIGVFSCGPPGMTKNVEKACQLINQQDQAHFVHHYENF from the exons ATGGGGGTGGACACAGCTCGCGCCAACTGTCAGCGGTGGGAAAGGCTGGCTCTGTGTTCCTCATGGACCACCTCCCACCCCGCTGGTCTCAGGGTCAACATGCTCCGCGCAAGGCCAGAGGTACTTGTGCTCCTGGGAGTTCTGCTGTCTCTACTCCTGGATCCAACGG GTGGCCAGGACTCACTCTCactgacctgggaagtgcagCGCTATGACGGCTGGTTCAACAACCTGAGGCACCACGAGCGTGGCGCTGCGG GCTCCCGACTGCAGCGCCTTGTACCGGCCAACTACGCGGACGGCGTGTATCAGGCTCTCGAGGAGCCGCTGCTGCCCAATCCGCGCAGACTCAGCAACGCCGCCACGCGGGGCAGCTCCGGGAGGCCGTCCGGCCGCAATCGCACGGTCCTGGGGGTCTTCTTCG GCTACCACGTGCTGTCCGACCTGGTCAGTGTGGAAAAGTCTGGCTGCCCAGCCGAGTTCCTTAACATCCACATCCCGCCCGGAGACCCCGTGTTCGACCGCGACCACAGCGGGGACGTGGTCCTGCCCTTCCAGAGGAGTCGCTGGGACCCCGAGACCGGACAGAGCCCCAGCAACCCCCGGGACCTG ACCAACGAGGTGACCGGCTGGCTGGACGGCAGCGCCATCTATGGCTCCTCGCACTCCTGGAGCGACGAGCTGCGGAGCTTCTCCGGGGGGCAGCTGGCGTCGGGGCCCGACCCCGCCTTCCCGCGGGCCGCGCAGGCCCCGCTGCTCATGTGGATGCCGCCAGATCCCACCACTGGCCGCCGCGGGCCGCGGGGGCTATACG CCTTCGGGGCCGAGCGAGGGAACCGCGACCCCTTCCTGCAGGCGCTGGGTCTGCTCTGGTTCCGCTATCACAACCTGTGGGCGCAGAAGCTGGCCCGGCGGTACCCGCTCTGGGGGGACGAGGAGCTGTTCCAGCACGCGCGCAAGAGGGTCATCGCCACCTACCAG AACATCGCCATGTATGAGTGGCTGCCCAGCTTCCTGCAGCAAACACCTCCAAATTACACAG AGTATCGCCCTTTCCTGGACCCCAGCATCTCCCCAGAGTTCCTGGCTGCCTCTGAGCAGTTCTTCTCCACCATGGTGCCCCCTGGCGTCTACATGAG AAATGCCAGTTGTCATTTCCAGATGGTCCTGAATGAGAGTTTTGGCAGCTCCCCAGCTCTCAGAGTCTGCAACAGCTACTGGATTCGGGAG AATCCCAATCTGAACAGCTCTCAGGCAGTGAATCAGCTGCTGCTGGGAATGGCCTCCCAGATCTCAGAGCTAGAGGACAATATTGTGGTGGAAGATCTGAGGG ATTATTGGCCTGGCCCTGGCAAGTTCTCTCGCACTGACTACGTGGCCAGCAGCATCCAACGTGGCCGAGACATGGGGCTGCCCAGCTATAGCCAAGCCCTGCAGGCCTTGGGGCTGAATACCCCGGGGAACTGGAGTGACCTCAACCCCAACGTGGACCCTCAG GTGCTGGAGGCCACAGCGGCCCTGTACAACCAGGACCTGTCCCGGCTGGAGTTACTCCCTGGGGGGCTCCTGGAGAGCCACGGGGACCCTGGACCCCTCTTCAGCACCATCGTCCTTGATCAGTTTGTGCGACTGCGGGATGGCGACCGCTACTGGTTTGAGAACAGCAGGAATGG GCTCTTCTCTCCAGATGAAATTGCAGAAATTAGAAGCACCACTCTTCGGGACGTGGTGGTGGCTGTCACCAATGTGGACCCTGACACCCTGCAGCCCAATGTCTTTATTTGGCAGGATG GTGCACCCTGCCCTCAGCCCCAACAGCTCACAACCGGAGACCTGCCCCACTGTGTGCCCCTGACCGAGATTCATTACTTCGAGGGCAGTGGTCCTGGCTTTGGCATCACCATCGTGGCTTTGTGCTGTCTTCCACTAG TGAGCCTGCTTATCTCTGGGGTTGTGGCCTATTTCCGGGGCCGAGAGCGCAAGAAGCTCCAAAGGAGAGGCAAAGAGAGTGTGAAGAAGGAACCAGCCAGTGATGGAGTGTCAG CGATGGAGTGGCCGGGCCCCCGGGAGAGGAGCTATCCAGTCACCATCCAGCTGCTCCCAGACCGGCGGCTGCAGGTTGTGGACCGGCGGCTCTCTGTGCTCCGCACCATCCAGCTGCAGCCCCCACAACAGGTCAACCTCATCCTGTCCAGCAACCGCAGATGCCGCACCCTGCTGCTCAAGATCCCCAAGGAGTATGATCTG GTGCTGCTGTTTAACTCCCAGGAGGAGCGGGGTGCCTTCGTGCAGCATCTGCGGGGCTTCTGTGAGAACTGGGCTCTGGGCCTGGACATGGCTGAGATGAGCGAGTATGAGCTGTtcaggaaagctgtgaccaaagAGCAGCGGCAACGCATCCTGGAGATTTTCTTCAGACACCTTTTTGCCCAG GTGCTGGACATCAACCAGGTGGATGCAGGAACCCTGCTCCTGGACTCATCGCAGAAGGTGCGGGAGGCCCTGACCTGTGAGCTGAGCCGGGCTGAGTTTGCCGAGTCCCTGGGCCTCAAGCCCCAGGACATGTTTGTGGAGTCCATGTTTTCTCTGGCCGACAAAGACGGCAACGGGTACCTGTCCTTCCGGGAGTTCCTGGACGTCCTGGTGGTCTTCATGAAAG GCTCCCCAGAGGACAAGTCCCGCCTGATGTTCACCATGTATGACCTTGATGGCAATGGCTTCCTCTCCAAGGACGAGTTCTTCACCATGATGCG GTCCTTCATTGAGATCTCCAACAACTGCCTGACCAAGACCCAGCTGGCTGAGGTGGTGGAGTCCATGTTCCGAGAGTCAGGCTTCCAGGACAAGCAGGAGCTGACGTGGGAGGACTTCCACTTCATGCTGCGGGACCATGACAGTGAGCTCCGCCGAACGCAGCTCTGTGtcagaggtggaggaggag GTGTTGGAGACATTTTTAAACCAAACATCAGCTCTCGAGTGTCATTCATCACTCGGACTTCTGAGGAACG ttcTTGCCCTCAGGGAGTGGGGCTCCCTGCCTCGAAAGCCCCGGAATTAGGAGGCCCTGGGCTGAAGAAGAGGTTTGGCAAAAA GGCAGGGGTGCCCCCTCCCCGGCTGTACACGGAGGCGCTGCAGGAGAAGATGCAGCGGGGCTTCCTGGCTCAGAAGCTGCAGCAGTACAAGCGCTTCGTGGAGAACTACCGGCGGCACATCGTGTGCGTGGCTGTCTTCTCAGCCATCTGTGCCGGACTGTTTGTGGAGCGCGCTTACT ACTACGCCTTTGCCTCGCCACCATCGGGCATTGCACAGACCACCTTTGTGGGCATCATCCTGTCACGGGGCACGGCGGCCAGTGTCTCCTTCATGTTCTCCTACATCCTGCTCACCATGTGCCGCAACCTCATCACCTTCCTGAGAGAGACCTTCCTCAACCGCTACGTGCCCTTTGATGCTGCCGTGGACTTCCATCGTTGGATCGCCATGGCCGCTGTGGTCCTGGCCA ttttgcaCAGCGCTGGCCACGTGGTGAATGTCTATATCTTCTCAGTCAGCCCCCTCAGTCTGCTGGCCTGCATCTTTCCCAGCGTCTTTGTGAATGATGG GTCCAAGCTTCCCCAGAAGTTCTACTGGTGGTTCTTCCAGACAGTCCCAG GTATGACAGGGGTGCTCCTGCTCCTGGTTCTTGCCATCATGTATGTCTTTGCTTCCCACCACTTCCGACGCCGCAGCTTCCGGGGCTTCTGGTTGACCCACCACCTCTACATCCTGCTCTATGTGCTg CTCATCATCCACGGCAGCTTTGCCCTGATCCAGCTGCCCCGTTTCCACATCTACTTCCTGGTCCCAGCACTTATCTACATGGGGGACAAGCTGGTGAGCCTGAGCCGGAAGAAGGTGGAGATCGGCGTGGTGAAGGCGCAGCTGCTGCCTTCAG GAGTGACCCACCTGGAGTTCCAGCGGCCCCAAGGCTTTGAGTACAAGTCAGGACAGTGGGTGCGGATTGCCTGCCTGGCTCTGGGGACCAACGAGTACCACCCCTTCACGCTGACGTCAGCGCCCCATGAGGAGACGCTTAGCCTGCACATCCGGGCAGCGGGGCCCTGGACCACCCGCCTCAGGGAGATCTACTCACTTCCAACGGGTGACAGCTGTGCCAAATATCCAAAG CTGTACCTTGATGGGCCATTTGGAGAGGGCCATCAGGAGTGGCATAAGTTTGAGGTGTCAGTGCTAGTGGGAGGGGGCATTGGGGTCACCCCCTTTGCCTCCATCCTCAAAGACCTGGTCTTCAAGTCATCCTTGGGGAGCCAAATGCTCTGTAAAAAG ATCTACTTCATCTGGGTGACACGGACCCAGCGGCAGTTTGAGTGGCTGGCTGACATCATCCGGGAAGTGGAGGAGAATGACTGCCAGGACCTCGTGTCCGTGCACATCTACATCACCCAGCTGGCTGAGAAGTTCGACCTCAGGACCACCATGCTG TACATTTGTGAGCGGCACTTCCAGAAGGTGCTGAACCGGAGTCTGTTCACGGGCTTGCGCTCCATCACCCACTTTGGCCGTCCCCCCTTTGAACGCTTCTTCAATTCTCTGCAGGAGGTCCACCCAAAG GTGCAGAAGATCGGGGTGTTCAGCTGCGGCCCTCCAGGAATGACCAAGAATGTAGAGAAGGCCTGTCAGCTCATCAACCAGCAGGACCAGGCCCACTTCGTGCACCACTATGAGAACTTCTGA